Proteins found in one Arachis stenosperma cultivar V10309 chromosome 8, arast.V10309.gnm1.PFL2, whole genome shotgun sequence genomic segment:
- the LOC130944151 gene encoding lipid transfer protein EARLI 1-like — translation MASNKVIATILVLSLLAYSTLTHANCPPKKATPPPSPPVTPPPSPKPTPPTPTPSPKPTPPTPTPSPKPTPPTPLEAALCLCTAIKANVLGINLNVPITLELILSACQKTVPPGFQCP, via the coding sequence atGGCTTCAAACAAAGTCATTGCCACCATTTTGGTGCTCTCTCTCTTAGCCTACTCAACACTCACTCATGCCAATTGCCCACCAAAAAAAGCAACTCCACCACCTTCGCCGCCGGTGACGCCGCCACCGTCACCAAAACCAACACCACCAACTCCGACTCCGTCACCAAAACCAACACCACCAACTCCGACTCCGTCGCCGAAACCAACACCACCAACTCCGTTGGAAGCAGCACTTTGCCTTTGCACTGCAATTAAGGCCAATGTGCTTGGAATCAACTTGAATGTGCCTATCACACTTGAATTGATCCTTAGTGCATGCCAAAAAACTGTCCCTCCTGGCTTCCAATGTCCTTAA